The following are from one region of the Gemmatimonadaceae bacterium genome:
- the trxA gene encoding thioredoxin encodes MANAVEVKDDNFATEIEQQAGLSVVDFWATWCAPCRMIAPIVEQLAVEYAGKVKVAKLDVDNNQRTAARFNVRSIPTILFFKDGKLVDQVVGAVPRPALEAKFKEHA; translated from the coding sequence ATGGCCAACGCAGTCGAAGTGAAGGACGACAACTTCGCGACCGAGATCGAACAGCAGGCGGGTCTTTCGGTCGTCGACTTCTGGGCGACGTGGTGCGCGCCCTGCCGCATGATTGCCCCGATCGTGGAGCAGCTCGCGGTGGAGTACGCCGGCAAGGTGAAGGTCGCCAAGCTCGACGTCGACAACAACCAGCGGACGGCGGCGCGCTTCAACGTGCGCAGCATCCCCACGATCCTGTTCTTCAAGGACGGCAAGCTGGTCGATCAGGTGGTCGGCGCGGTGCCGCGTCCGGCGCTCGAAGCGAAGTTCAAGGAGCACGCCTGA
- the rsmI gene encoding 16S rRNA (cytidine(1402)-2'-O)-methyltransferase, producing MAARAATLWPDAAIPGALHVVSTPIGHLGDITLRALAVLQQAAVICCEDTRHTRALLDRYGIRTPTLAVHEHNEASMAPRLLARLREGEAIALVTDAGTPLVSDPGGRLVQTVAAEGIRVVPIPGASATLAALVASGLAAHPFTVLGFLDRKGKERENLLAMAARLPHAVVLFESPNRLVETLEELASVTGEGRPVAVARELTKHFEEIRRGTLADVTAYYRDVPPRGEIVIVLAGATATEPTEDGLRAAAAAWRAEGFRPRDIVRMLMDEHGASRNLAYRLAHDT from the coding sequence GTGGCCGCCCGGGCGGCGACGCTCTGGCCCGACGCGGCCATCCCCGGGGCGCTCCATGTGGTGAGTACGCCCATCGGACATCTGGGGGACATCACGCTGCGCGCCCTCGCGGTGCTGCAGCAGGCGGCGGTGATCTGCTGTGAGGACACCCGGCACACCCGCGCGCTGCTCGACCGCTACGGCATCCGCACGCCGACCCTCGCGGTCCATGAGCACAACGAAGCCAGCATGGCCCCGCGCCTGCTGGCCCGCCTCCGCGAAGGCGAGGCGATCGCGCTCGTCACCGACGCCGGAACCCCGCTGGTCTCCGACCCGGGAGGGCGACTGGTCCAGACCGTGGCCGCGGAAGGCATCCGGGTCGTCCCCATTCCCGGGGCATCGGCCACGCTGGCCGCACTGGTGGCCTCCGGACTCGCCGCCCACCCGTTCACCGTGCTGGGCTTTCTTGACCGCAAGGGCAAGGAGCGGGAGAACCTGCTGGCGATGGCCGCCCGGCTCCCCCACGCCGTCGTGCTCTTCGAGTCGCCCAACCGCCTGGTGGAAACGCTGGAGGAGCTGGCGAGTGTCACAGGCGAGGGGCGCCCGGTGGCGGTCGCCCGCGAGTTGACCAAGCATTTCGAGGAAATCCGTCGCGGAACGCTGGCTGACGTCACTGCGTACTACCGAGACGTCCCTCCGCGGGGGGAGATCGTGATCGTCCTCGCGGGCGCCACGGCCACCGAACCCACGGAAGACGGCCTGCGCGCGGCCGCTGCGGCGTGGCGAGCCGAAGGCTTCCGCCCTCGCGACATTGTCCGCATGCTGATGGACGAACACGGGGCGAGCCGCAATCTCGCGTACCGCCTCGCGCACGACACCTAG
- a CDS encoding DUF4159 domain-containing protein gives MRFRQRFLRGSLIATTLLLPGLVAARPFAYPMAGPGRLAIARLQYEGGGDWYANPSSLVNLIKAIAERTSLPIERTEAKVKLTDSALFDYPFLHMTGHGDVKFSDAEVKRLREYVTRGGFLHADDNYGLDESFRKEIARVFPDRPMVEVPLSHPIYHLVYDLPGGVPKIHEHDGKPAKGYGIFIGNRLAVYYTFSADLGNGWEDVGTYADPPALHESALRMGINLFTYAVTSRVTP, from the coding sequence ATGCGGTTTCGGCAGCGTTTTCTCCGTGGGTCCCTCATTGCGACGACGCTGCTCCTGCCGGGGCTCGTGGCGGCGCGGCCGTTCGCGTACCCGATGGCCGGCCCCGGGCGCCTCGCGATTGCCCGCCTCCAGTACGAGGGCGGCGGCGACTGGTATGCCAACCCGTCCAGCCTGGTCAACCTGATCAAGGCGATCGCCGAACGGACGTCGCTCCCCATCGAGCGTACCGAGGCCAAGGTCAAGCTCACCGACTCGGCGCTGTTCGACTACCCGTTCCTGCACATGACGGGACACGGGGATGTGAAGTTCAGCGACGCGGAAGTGAAGCGCCTGCGTGAGTACGTCACGCGTGGCGGCTTCCTCCATGCCGACGACAACTACGGGCTCGACGAATCGTTCCGCAAAGAGATCGCGCGCGTCTTCCCCGATCGCCCGATGGTCGAGGTGCCGCTGTCGCACCCCATCTACCATCTCGTGTACGACCTGCCGGGCGGCGTGCCAAAGATCCACGAGCACGACGGCAAGCCGGCGAAGGGCTACGGCATCTTCATCGGCAATCGGCTCGCGGTGTACTACACGTTCTCGGCTGACCTCGGCAATGGGTGGGAAGACGTGGGGACGTACGCCGATCCGCCGGCGCTGCACGAGTCGGCGCTGCGCATGGGGATCAACCTGTTCACGTACGCGGTCACCAGCCGCGTGACGCCGTAA
- the mce gene encoding methylmalonyl-CoA epimerase, whose amino-acid sequence MTDSIRRGTRIAHIGVAVRAIDELLPVLRDVLQMPEVPLGNSDGATIVGLASGESLVELLEAQAEDTPIGKYVEKRGPGIHHVCFAVDDLDGMLQRCRDAGLRLIDETPRIGAEGKRIAFLHPSGTGGVLVELSEY is encoded by the coding sequence ATGACTGATTCCATTCGCCGCGGCACGCGCATCGCCCATATCGGGGTCGCCGTGCGTGCCATCGACGAGTTGCTGCCTGTGTTGCGCGACGTGCTGCAGATGCCCGAGGTCCCGCTGGGGAACTCCGATGGCGCGACCATCGTCGGTCTCGCGTCCGGCGAATCCCTGGTGGAACTGCTCGAAGCCCAGGCCGAGGACACCCCGATCGGCAAATACGTCGAGAAGCGGGGGCCCGGCATTCATCACGTGTGCTTCGCCGTGGACGACCTCGACGGCATGCTCCAACGCTGCCGCGACGCCGGTCTCCGGCTTATCGACGAAACACCCCGCATTGGCGCCGAAGGAAAGCGGATCGCTTTCCTGCATCCGAGCGGCACGGGCGGGGTCCTCGTCGAACTGTCCGAATACTAG
- a CDS encoding pyridoxine 5'-phosphate synthase, with translation MSLRYQRLYVNIDHVATVRQARRGAEPDPVAAATLCEEAGADGITAHLREDRRHIQDSDIHRLAVAVKTLLNLECAITDDMLSLAETLRPRQVTLVPERREEITTEGGLDVVRHEAACRDAVARLKQAGIRTSLFIDPDEAAVRVSHAVGADAIELHTGSYAHAPRDPATLRALQQAAALGAQLGLAVHAGHGLSVANVGPVAAIPEIEELNIGHAIIGRAIFVGLKDAVREIRAAMDDAREADRF, from the coding sequence ATGTCGCTTCGCTACCAACGTCTGTACGTCAACATCGACCACGTCGCCACGGTCCGACAGGCCCGGCGGGGAGCCGAACCCGATCCGGTGGCGGCGGCCACCCTCTGTGAAGAGGCCGGCGCCGACGGAATCACCGCGCATCTGCGCGAAGACCGGCGGCATATCCAGGACAGCGACATTCACCGCCTCGCGGTCGCGGTGAAGACGCTGCTCAATCTCGAGTGTGCCATTACCGACGACATGCTGTCGCTCGCCGAAACACTTCGGCCCCGGCAGGTGACACTGGTTCCGGAGCGCCGCGAGGAGATTACGACCGAGGGCGGGCTCGACGTCGTCCGCCACGAGGCGGCCTGCCGCGACGCGGTGGCCCGCCTGAAGCAGGCCGGCATTCGCACGAGTCTCTTCATCGATCCCGACGAAGCGGCGGTGCGCGTGTCGCACGCCGTGGGGGCCGACGCCATCGAGCTGCATACCGGCTCGTACGCGCATGCCCCGCGGGACCCGGCCACCCTCCGGGCGCTGCAGCAGGCCGCCGCGCTCGGGGCCCAACTGGGGCTGGCCGTCCACGCCGGCCACGGGCTGTCGGTGGCGAATGTGGGGCCGGTGGCGGCGATTCCGGAGATCGAGGAGCTCAATATCGGGCACGCGATCATCGGACGCGCCATCTTTGTCGGACTGAAGGACGCCGTCCGCGAGATCCGGGCGGCGATGGATGACGCACGCGAAGCCGACCGGTTCTGA